In Thunnus maccoyii chromosome 3, fThuMac1.1, whole genome shotgun sequence, the following proteins share a genomic window:
- the LOC121893759 gene encoding inositol hexakisphosphate kinase 2-like isoform X2 produces the protein MLKWSKMMTSSLLVESENYSKDGRSRHSRKDKDKSVHMLQEDVELEWLQQAEVLYYRLERSHSNAVPQLKHNPWSLKCHQQHLQRMKENAKHRNQYKFILLENLTWRHTVPCVLDLKMGTRQHGDDASEEKKAMQIRKCQQSTSASIGVRLCGMQVYQSDTGQLMFMNKYHGRKLTLPGFKEALFQFFHSGQRLRRELLSPVLRRLRDMQAALEACESYRFYSSSLLIIYDGAHHRKHTRRRTEDGLSEEEEDEEDEDEDEEAEAEPEMEEEEEEEEAMGEVAGALGFPHSPSTSSDGSNSCSSSSSGGSSSSSSSGGGGGGSSGVSPGCLSHSDPRSPVVDVRMIDFAHTTCRHYREDSVVHEGQDSGYIFGLQNLITFISELENHSTD, from the exons ATGCTCAAGTGGAGCAAAATGATGACATCCTCACTGCTCGTGGAGAGCGAGAACTACAGCAAAGATGGCCGAAGCCGCCACTCCCGCAAAGACAAGGACAAGAG TGTGCACATGCTACAGGAGGATGTGGAGCTGGAGTGGCTGCAGCAGGCCGAGGTGCTCTACTACCGACTGGAGCGCAGCCACAGTAACGCTGTCCCACAGCTCAAACACAATCCTTGGAGCCTCAAGTGTCACCAGCAGCACCTGCAGAGGATGAAGGAGAACGCCAAGCACCGTAACCAGTACA AATTCATCCTGCTAGAGAACCTGACATGGCGGCACACAGTCCCTTGCGTGTTAGACCTGAAGATGGGCACACGGCAGCACGGAGACGATGCATCGGAGGAGAAGAAGGCCATGCAGATCCGCAAGTGCCAGCAGAGCACATCAGCCTCAATAGGAGTCCGCCTCTGTGGCATGCAG GTGTACCAGTCTGATACGGGCCAGCTgatgttcatgaataaatacCACGGCCGCAAGCTGACCCTCCCAGGCTTCAAGGAGGCTTTGTTCCAGTTCTTCCACAGTGGACAGCGCCTGCGACGTGAACTCCTCTCCCCGGTGCTGCGCAGGCTCAGAGACATGCAAGCTGCCCTGGAAGCCTGCGAATCCTACCGCTTCTACTCCAGTTCCCTTCTCATCATCTACGACGGTGCACACCACCGAAAACACACACGCCGACGCACCGAGGACGGCCTctctgaggaagaagaggatgaggaggacgaGGACGAGGACGAGGAGGCGGAAGCTGAACCagaaatggaggaggaggaggaagaagaggaggcgATGGGTGAAGTAGCGGGTGCACTTGGTTTTCCTCACAGCCCCTCCACGTCTAGTGACGGCAGCAACAGttgctccagcagcagcagcggtggcagcagcagtagcagcagcagtggcggcggcggtggcgggAGCTCAGGTGTCAGCCCGGGTTGCCTGTCTCACTCAGACCCCCGCAGCCCTGTGGTGGATGTGAGGATGATAGACTTTGCCCACACCACCTGCAGACATTACCGGGAAGACAGCGTGGTCCACGAGGGCCAGGACAGTGGGTACATCTTTGGTCTCCAGAACTTGATCACTTTCATCTCCGAGCTGGAGAACCACAGCACAGACTGA